Proteins found in one Sorghum bicolor cultivar BTx623 chromosome 1, Sorghum_bicolor_NCBIv3, whole genome shotgun sequence genomic segment:
- the LOC8085503 gene encoding transcription factor MYB2: MDAISSLMLQEGWRKGPWTALEDRLLTEYVQQHGEGSWNSVAKLTGLRRSGKSCRLRWVNYLRPDLKRGKITPDEETVILQLHAMLGNRWSAIARCLPGRTDNEIKNYWRTHFKKARPSRRARAQLLHQYQLQQQEQRRQYLQSLQLLQQQQQQQQEMLLQQQNQQQLVVKQQQLEQQSPPESDHQAVMAMMDSLQSTAECYCSPVSPMMSVPVPEQCCALPADDDAMLWDSLWRLVDGEGCGDGDGSSGGEY, from the exons ATGGACGCGATCAGCAGCCTGATGCTGCAGGAGGGGTGGAGGAAGGGCCCGTGGACGGCGCTGGAGGACAGGCTGCTTACCGAGTACGTGCAGCAGCACGGCGAGGGCAGCTGGAACTCCGTCGCCAAGCTCACAG GCCTGCGGCGGAGCGGGAAGAGCTGCCGGCTGCGGTGGGTGAACTACCTCCGGCCGGACCTTAAGCGGGGGAAGATCACCCCCGACGAGGAGACCGTCATCCTCCAGCTGCACGCCATGCTCGGCAACAG GTGGTCAGCGATCGCGCGGTGCCTGCCGGGGAGGACGGACAACGAGATCAAGAACTACTGGAGGACGCACTTCAAGAAGGCCCGGCCGTCGCGGCGCGCCCGGGCGCAGCTGCTGCACCAGTACCAgctgcagcagcaggagcagcgccGCCAGTACCTCCAGAGCCTGCAGCtcctgcagcagcagcaacagcaacagcaggagATGCTGCTCCAGCAGCAGAACCAGCAGCAGCTGGTGGTGAAACAACAGCAGCTGGAGCAGCAGAGCCCGCCGGAGTCTGATCACCAGGCCGTGATGGCGATGATGGACAGCCTGCAAAGCACGGCGGAGTGCTACTGCAGCCCGGTGTCGCCGATGATGTCGGTGCCAGTGCCGGAGCAGTGCTGCGCGCTCCCGGCCGACGACGACGCTATGCTGTGGGATAGCCTGTGGAGGCTGGTGGACGGCGAGGGATGCGGCGACGGTGACGGCTCCAGCGGCGGCGAGTACTAG
- the LOC8085504 gene encoding uncharacterized protein LOC8085504 isoform X1: protein MAAAWARAKRALATCLCVSFPARQRAIEDAPPPPAVEAPSSVSEDKLESASVSVRRLTSFGSRSSQQKTCAICLGGMRSGQGHALFTAECSHKFHFHCISSNIKHGNLICPICRAEWKELPGAQPADANYGRARVNPLNWPQDEGHMAVVRRLSHTYSGNLQEHLPFFRTLEAGIFNDDEHIDLQSDMNDEHNAITGSVKIKAYSEFPAIEQSVTKEIFAILIHLRAPKSSHSASSRAPLDLVTVLDVSGSMAGTKIALLKNAMSFVIQTLGPNDRLSVIAFSSTARRLFPLRRMTLAGRQQALQAVSSLVASGGTNIADGLKKGAKVIEDRRLKNPVCSIILLSDGQDTYTLPSDRNLLDYSALVPPSILPGTGHHVQIHTFGFGSDHDSAAMHAIAEISSGTFSFIDAEGSIQDGFAQCIGGLLSVVVKEMRLGIECVDNGVLLTSIKSGGYTSQVAENGRGGSVDIGDLYADEERGFLLTLHVPPAQGQTVLIKPSCTYHDAITMENIEVHGEEVRIQRPEHHVDCKMSPEVEREWHRVQATEDMSAARAAAEVGAFSQAVAILEARRRILESQAAQSSDNQCLALMTELREMQERVENRRRYEESGRAFMLAGLSSHSWQRATARGDSTEITTTIHTYQTPTMVDMLQRSQILVAPTADMLNRSPTVAPSQRSPHRFSRSSRSRTTKSFSEQLL from the exons ATGGCGGCGGCGTGGGCCCGAGCGAAGCGCGCGCTCGCCACCTGCCTCTGCGTCAGCTTTCCCGCGCGCCAGAGGGCCATCGAggacgcgccgccgccgccggcggtggAGGCGCCGTCTTCAGTGTCTGAGGACAAGCTGGAGTCCGCCTCCGTGTCCGTGCGGCGGCTGACGAGCTTTGGGAGCCGGAGTTCGCAGCAG AAGACATGTGCTATTTGCCTTGGTGGCATGAGATCAGGGCAGGGACATGCCTTGTTCACTGCTGAATGCTCCCACAAGTTCCATTTTCACTGCATCTCTTCAAATATCAAGCATGGCAACCTCATCTGCCCGATATGCCGCGCTGAGTGGAAAGAACTCCCAGGCGCTCAACCTGCAGATGCCAATTATGGACGAGCTAGAGTAAACCCATTAAATTGGCCCCAGGATGAAGGGCACATGGCTGTTGTCCGCAGGCTTTCCCATACATACAGTGGAAACCTGCAGGAGCACCTCCCTTTCTTCCGTACTCTGGAGGCAGGCATTTTCAATGACGATGAGCACATAGATCTTCAGTCTGATATGAACGACGAACATAATGCTATCACTGGTTCAGTTAAAATCAAGGCATATTCAGAATTTCCAGCTATTGAACAATCAGTGACCAAGGAGATCTTTGCTATCTTGATCCATCTCAGGGCTCCAAAATCTTCACACTCAGCGAGCTCCCGTGCACCTCTTGACCTTGTCACTGTGCTTGATGTCAGCGGTAGCATGGCAGGGACCAAAATTGCACTTCTGAAGAATGCCATGAGCTTTGTTATCCAAACCCTTGGACCCAACGACCGCCTGTCTGTCATTGCTTTCTCATCTACAGCACGTAGACTCTTTCCTCTTCGGCGAATGACATTAGCCGGTAGGCAGCAAGCCTTGCAAGCTGTCAGTTCCCTTGTTGCAAGTGGTGGCACAAACATTGCTGATGGGCTAAAGAAAGGCGCTAAAGTGATTGAGGACCGTCGGTTGAAGAATCCTGTTTGCAGCATCATTCTTCTCTCTGATGGTCAAGACACATATACACTCCCTTCTGACAGGAATCTACTAGATTACAGTGCCCTTGTCCCACCTTCAATCCTTCCTGGAACAGGCCATCACGTCCAGATCCACACCTTTGGTTTCGGCTCAGATCATGATTCTGCTGCCATGCATGCTATTGCTGAGATCTCCAGTGGCACATTCTCATTTATCGATGCTGAAGGCTCGATCCAAGATGGATTTGCTCAGTGTATTGGTGGCCTCCTGAGTGTTGTGGTTAAGGAGATGCGGTTGGGCATTGAGTGTGTTGACAATGGTGTGCTACTGACTTCCATCAAGTCTGGTGGGTATACAAGTCAAGTTGCTGAAAATGGACGTGGTGGTTCAGTTGATATTGGTGACCTGTATGCAGATGAAGAGAGGGGGTTTCTGCTCACTCTACATGTCCCACCTGCGCAGGGACAGACTGTGCTGATCAAACCAAGTTGTACATATCATGACGCTATCACTATGGAGAACATCGAAGTACATGGTGAGGAAGTAAGGATTCAGCGCCCTGAGCATCATGTCGACTGCAAAATGTCTCCTGAGGTTGAGCGTGAGTGGCACCGTGTTCAAGCCACAGAGGACATGTCTGCCGCACGGGCTGCAGCTGAGGTAGGTGCTTTCTCTCAGGCCGTGGCAATCCTCGAAGCCCGTAGGAGGATACTGGAGTCACAAGCAGCACAATCTTCAGATAACCAGTGCCTGGCATTGATGACGGAGCTGAGGGAGATGCAGGAGAGAGTGGAGAACCGGCGGAGGTACGAGGAATCAGGCAGGGCTTTCATGCTGGCCGGCCTGAGCTCACACTCATGGCAGAGAGCAACTGCACGTGGGGACTCAACAGAGATCACTACCACTATTCATACCTATCAGACGCCAACCATGGTTGACATGCTGCAGCGCTCTCAGATTCTCGTGGCACCCACTGCTGACATGCTGAACCGCTCCCCAACTGTGGCGCCTTCACAGAGGTCTCCACATAGGTTCAGCCGGTCATCCAGGTCCAGGACAACAAAATCCTTCTCTGAGCAACTCCTGTGA
- the LOC8085504 gene encoding uncharacterized protein LOC8085504 isoform X2 — protein MAAAWARAKRALATCLCVSFPARQRAIEDAPPPPAVEAPSSVSEDKLESASVSVRRLTSFGSRSSQQTCAICLGGMRSGQGHALFTAECSHKFHFHCISSNIKHGNLICPICRAEWKELPGAQPADANYGRARVNPLNWPQDEGHMAVVRRLSHTYSGNLQEHLPFFRTLEAGIFNDDEHIDLQSDMNDEHNAITGSVKIKAYSEFPAIEQSVTKEIFAILIHLRAPKSSHSASSRAPLDLVTVLDVSGSMAGTKIALLKNAMSFVIQTLGPNDRLSVIAFSSTARRLFPLRRMTLAGRQQALQAVSSLVASGGTNIADGLKKGAKVIEDRRLKNPVCSIILLSDGQDTYTLPSDRNLLDYSALVPPSILPGTGHHVQIHTFGFGSDHDSAAMHAIAEISSGTFSFIDAEGSIQDGFAQCIGGLLSVVVKEMRLGIECVDNGVLLTSIKSGGYTSQVAENGRGGSVDIGDLYADEERGFLLTLHVPPAQGQTVLIKPSCTYHDAITMENIEVHGEEVRIQRPEHHVDCKMSPEVEREWHRVQATEDMSAARAAAEVGAFSQAVAILEARRRILESQAAQSSDNQCLALMTELREMQERVENRRRYEESGRAFMLAGLSSHSWQRATARGDSTEITTTIHTYQTPTMVDMLQRSQILVAPTADMLNRSPTVAPSQRSPHRFSRSSRSRTTKSFSEQLL, from the exons ATGGCGGCGGCGTGGGCCCGAGCGAAGCGCGCGCTCGCCACCTGCCTCTGCGTCAGCTTTCCCGCGCGCCAGAGGGCCATCGAggacgcgccgccgccgccggcggtggAGGCGCCGTCTTCAGTGTCTGAGGACAAGCTGGAGTCCGCCTCCGTGTCCGTGCGGCGGCTGACGAGCTTTGGGAGCCGGAGTTCGCAGCAG ACATGTGCTATTTGCCTTGGTGGCATGAGATCAGGGCAGGGACATGCCTTGTTCACTGCTGAATGCTCCCACAAGTTCCATTTTCACTGCATCTCTTCAAATATCAAGCATGGCAACCTCATCTGCCCGATATGCCGCGCTGAGTGGAAAGAACTCCCAGGCGCTCAACCTGCAGATGCCAATTATGGACGAGCTAGAGTAAACCCATTAAATTGGCCCCAGGATGAAGGGCACATGGCTGTTGTCCGCAGGCTTTCCCATACATACAGTGGAAACCTGCAGGAGCACCTCCCTTTCTTCCGTACTCTGGAGGCAGGCATTTTCAATGACGATGAGCACATAGATCTTCAGTCTGATATGAACGACGAACATAATGCTATCACTGGTTCAGTTAAAATCAAGGCATATTCAGAATTTCCAGCTATTGAACAATCAGTGACCAAGGAGATCTTTGCTATCTTGATCCATCTCAGGGCTCCAAAATCTTCACACTCAGCGAGCTCCCGTGCACCTCTTGACCTTGTCACTGTGCTTGATGTCAGCGGTAGCATGGCAGGGACCAAAATTGCACTTCTGAAGAATGCCATGAGCTTTGTTATCCAAACCCTTGGACCCAACGACCGCCTGTCTGTCATTGCTTTCTCATCTACAGCACGTAGACTCTTTCCTCTTCGGCGAATGACATTAGCCGGTAGGCAGCAAGCCTTGCAAGCTGTCAGTTCCCTTGTTGCAAGTGGTGGCACAAACATTGCTGATGGGCTAAAGAAAGGCGCTAAAGTGATTGAGGACCGTCGGTTGAAGAATCCTGTTTGCAGCATCATTCTTCTCTCTGATGGTCAAGACACATATACACTCCCTTCTGACAGGAATCTACTAGATTACAGTGCCCTTGTCCCACCTTCAATCCTTCCTGGAACAGGCCATCACGTCCAGATCCACACCTTTGGTTTCGGCTCAGATCATGATTCTGCTGCCATGCATGCTATTGCTGAGATCTCCAGTGGCACATTCTCATTTATCGATGCTGAAGGCTCGATCCAAGATGGATTTGCTCAGTGTATTGGTGGCCTCCTGAGTGTTGTGGTTAAGGAGATGCGGTTGGGCATTGAGTGTGTTGACAATGGTGTGCTACTGACTTCCATCAAGTCTGGTGGGTATACAAGTCAAGTTGCTGAAAATGGACGTGGTGGTTCAGTTGATATTGGTGACCTGTATGCAGATGAAGAGAGGGGGTTTCTGCTCACTCTACATGTCCCACCTGCGCAGGGACAGACTGTGCTGATCAAACCAAGTTGTACATATCATGACGCTATCACTATGGAGAACATCGAAGTACATGGTGAGGAAGTAAGGATTCAGCGCCCTGAGCATCATGTCGACTGCAAAATGTCTCCTGAGGTTGAGCGTGAGTGGCACCGTGTTCAAGCCACAGAGGACATGTCTGCCGCACGGGCTGCAGCTGAGGTAGGTGCTTTCTCTCAGGCCGTGGCAATCCTCGAAGCCCGTAGGAGGATACTGGAGTCACAAGCAGCACAATCTTCAGATAACCAGTGCCTGGCATTGATGACGGAGCTGAGGGAGATGCAGGAGAGAGTGGAGAACCGGCGGAGGTACGAGGAATCAGGCAGGGCTTTCATGCTGGCCGGCCTGAGCTCACACTCATGGCAGAGAGCAACTGCACGTGGGGACTCAACAGAGATCACTACCACTATTCATACCTATCAGACGCCAACCATGGTTGACATGCTGCAGCGCTCTCAGATTCTCGTGGCACCCACTGCTGACATGCTGAACCGCTCCCCAACTGTGGCGCCTTCACAGAGGTCTCCACATAGGTTCAGCCGGTCATCCAGGTCCAGGACAACAAAATCCTTCTCTGAGCAACTCCTGTGA
- the LOC8080583 gene encoding uncharacterized protein LOC8080583, protein MLAVKTHVEFSAVARDSSQDHFAVLVHVKAPGVIVNEAAAGDRDAPRAPLDLVTVLDVSGSMRWDKLALVKQAMGFVIGSLGPHDRLSVVSFSSGARRVTRLLRMSHTGKSLATEAVESLRAGGGTNIAEGLRTAAKVLGERRHRNAVSSVILLSDGHDNYSMPRRARGGVPPNYEVLVPPSFVPGTASTGEGSAPIHTFGFGNDHDAAAMHVVAEATGGTFSFIENEAVIQDAFAQCIGGLLTVVAQEARVAIACGHPGVRISSVKSGRYESRVDEDGRSASIAVGELYADEERRFLLFLTVPPVEATDGDDTLLLKARCSYREAAGGTHVDVTAEDTVVARPEHAADAERSAEVVRERERVEAIEDMAAARAAAERGAHQEAAEILGNRGRAMARAAERVGVYRNGLGPLRAEVRHMRKRVANRESYERSGRAYVLAGLSSHEQQRATTRQLRPLQSVVQPSAGSVGGAEATNSEADAGDVEALDLDTDLMEYSDVGGPAGEAGTSNAASADAASNEAEAAASYLTPAMRAMLLRSRQAREAAAEQQQQPKAAEEAESSAASKEVAEQ, encoded by the coding sequence ATGTTGGCCGTCAAGACACACGTCGAGTTCTCGGCTGTTGCCAGGGACTCGTCGCAGGACCACTTCGCCGTGCTCGTGCACGTGAAGGCTCCGGGAGTAATCGTTAACGAGGCGGCAGCCGGAGATCGAGATGCGCCGCGCGCTCCACTCGACCTCGTGACGGTGCTGGACGTGAGCGGAAGCATGCGCTGGGACAAGCTTGCCCTGGTGAAGCAGGCCATGGGGTTCGTCATCGGCAGCCTCGGCCCGCACGACCGTCTCAGCGTGGTGTCCTTCTCGTCCGGGGCGCGCCGCGTGACCAGGCTCCTGCGCATGTCGCACACCGGGAAAAGTCTCGCCACAGAGGCGGTGGAGTCCCTCAGAGCGGGCGGCGGCACCAACATCGCCGAGGGGCTCCGGACAGCCGCCAAGGTACTCGGCGAGCGCCGGCACCGGAACGCCGTCTCCAGCGTCATACTCCTCTCCGACGGCCACGACAACTACAGCATGCCGCGGCGGGCGCGGGGCGGTGTGCCGCCCAACTACGAGGTGCTGGTGCCACCGTCCTTCGTGCCTGGCACCGCCAGCACCGGTGAGGGGTCGGCGCCCATCCACACCTTTGGTTTCGGCAACGACCATGACGCGGCGGCGATgcacgtggtggccgaggccaCCGGCGGGACGTTCTCTTTCATCGAGAACGAGGCGGTCATCCAGGACGCGTTCGCGCAGTGCATCGGCGGGCTGCTCACCGTCGTGGCGCAGGAGGCCCGCGTCGCCATCGCCTGCGGGCATCCCGGAGTCCGTATCAGCTCGGTCAAGTCCGGGCGTTACGAGAGCCGCGTCGACGAGGACGGCCGCTCCGCGTCGATCGCCGTCGGCGAGCTCTACGCGGATGAGGAGCGGCGCTTCCTACTGTTCTTGACTGTTCCACCTGTGGAAGCAACGGACGGCGATGACACTCTTCTTCTGAAAGCTCGTTGCAGCTACCGAGAAGCCGCCGGTGGCACGCACGTGGACGTGACGGCGGAGGACACGGTGGTGGCGAGGCCGGAGCACGCGGCGGACGCGGAACGGTCAGCCGAGGTGGTGCGGGAGCGCGAACGGGTGGAGGCGATCGAGGACATGGCGGCGGCTAGGGCGGCCGCGGAGCGGGGCGCGCACCAGGAGGCTGCGGAGATACTCGGGAACCGGGGGCGAGCCATGGCACGGGCGGCGGAGCGAGTCGGCGTCTACCGCAACGGGCTGGGGCCGCTGCGGGCCGAGGTGAGGCACATGAGAAAGCGCGTGGCGAACCGGGAGAGCTACGAGCGGTCGGGGCGCGCGTACGTGCTCGCCGGCCTGAGCTCGCACGAGCAGCAGCgcgcgaccacgaggcagcTGCGCCCCCTGCAGAGTGTGGTGCAGCCCTCGGCGGGCAGCGTTGGCGGTGCGGAGGCGACCAACTCGGAGGCTGATGCCGGCGATGTGGAGGCGTTGGACTTGGACACGGACTTGATGGAATATTCCGATGTCGGTGGACCGGCCGGCGAGGCAGGGACGTCCAACGCTGCATCGGCCGATGCGGCGTCGAacgaggcggaggcggcggcgtcgtACCTGACCCCGGCCATGCGCGCCATGCTGTTGCGGTCGCGCCAGGCTCGGGAGGCGGCGgctgagcagcagcagcaaccgaaGGCTGCAGAAGAAGCGGAGAGCTCTGCTGCATCGAAGGAAGTGGCGGAGCAGTAG